CGAATTATTGACTTGATCCGCTGAGCTTCTGTAACCGTGATTGGATATACGTCTACAAGTCTCTTTGCTTCATAATCTACTGTTAGCATTAGTTGACTATCTTGGTCAAGATTCAAAACAAAGTATTGTTGTAAAAATTCAATTACAAAGAGAATAGGACTTATCTAATCGCTCAAAAAGACAGCGAATTTGTTATTCATTTATGAAACAATATTAAACCTATGAAAAATTGTAATACTGCATGATCTTGCTTAAAGCCTAACAAATCATTCATAAGTTTAATATATTAACACTCAGTATATTGTTTCATGTTTTTAGCACAAAACAAGATATGCATTTATTCATCAAGTCGAAAAGCTTTACTTTGATGCTTTTAGCAACACTTTCACCATTTCACTCATAACATACGAGTCATACAATGGCGCAAGGGCTTGCGCATGAGGAATGAAGTTCCGCAAGTGCGTTGCTTTTCTTAACGCTGCTCAGGTTCGATCTGGCACAACAAAGGATGACCTTGAGCTCTGGCGTAGTTATTCACCTGATTTGCTTTTGTTTCAGCAATATCTCGTGGATAAATACCCGCAGTGCCTTTGCCTTCATAATGCACCGTTAACATCACCTGACTGGCCTGATCGAAGTCCAAGCCAAAATAACTTTGTAGAACTTCAATGACAAAATCCATCGGCGTGTAATCATCGTTCATTAGCACGACCGCATATAAAGGTGGCCGTTTTAACTCTGGAGGGGCTGTTTGTACAACCACCTCACC
This genomic stretch from Acinetobacter sp. C32I harbors:
- the clpS gene encoding ATP-dependent Clp protease adapter ClpS; the protein is MRRYKRQMNLSEVKSSFHQSGYVDWHLNPRLSDSQEDHEGEVVVQTAPPELKRPPLYAVVLMNDDYTPMDFVIEVLQSYFGLDFDQASQVMLTVHYEGKGTAGIYPRDIAETKANQVNNYARAQGHPLLCQIEPEQR